Proteins encoded in a region of the Elaeis guineensis isolate ETL-2024a chromosome 7, EG11, whole genome shotgun sequence genome:
- the LOC105048773 gene encoding uncharacterized protein, whose amino-acid sequence MPKVYGPGTYDSAGTGSPNSRPLAGGGHAAGAAAGREPLELHHPAWDPAGPAHQDRGSQLAEDRRAGHLGLEVRSRAGEGDLRDGDFGLRGPEDGPPPEVIILEVSQYLQNYLCPNFDPETATFEHVNDRQDV is encoded by the coding sequence ATGCCGAAGGTCTACGGCCCCGGGACCTACGACTCCGCCGGCACCGGGTCGCCGAATAGCCGGCCATTGGCCGGCGGCGGACACGCTGCCGGAGCAGCGGCCGGGAGGGAACCTCTCGAGCTCCATCACCCTGCTTGGGATCCAGCAGGACCGGCCCACCAAGATCGCGGCAGCCAATTGGCTGAAGACCGCCGGGCTGGACACCTCGGCCTGGAAGTTCGATCGAGAGCTGGTGAAGGAGATCTACGAGACGGAGATTTTGGTCTTCGTGGCCCGGAGGACGGTCCCCCTCCAGAGGTCATTATTCTGGAGGTGAGCCAGTACTTGCAGAACTACCTGTGCCCTAATTTCGATCCGGAGACTGCTACATTTGAGCATGTCAACGATCGTCAGGATGTATGA